The Verrucomicrobium spinosum DSM 4136 = JCM 18804 DNA segment CGTCTAGTCTGGCGTCTCCTGCGCAGCGGACAGGCTTTCGTCAATCACCGCCCGCTCCCGGTCCAGTTCCCGGCGCAGATCCTCCTCCGAGGGCAGCACCAGGCGGTATTTGCTGGCAAACAACTGCTCGCTTTCGTGCAGCACGGAATACCGCACCACCGACTGATCCTTGCTCCCGCAGAGCAGGATGCCTACCGTGGGATTGTCGCCCTCACCCCGGCGCAGATCATCATAGAGCCGGACATACATGTCCATCTGGCCGATGTCCTGATGGGGCCAGGTGCCCGGTCTTCAGGTCGATCAGCACGAAGCACTTGAGCAGGTAGTTGTAGAACACCAGATCGATGTAAAAATCCTGCGTCTCCGTACTGACCCGCTGCTGGCGGGCCACAAAGGCAAAGCCCCTGCCCAGTTCCAGCAGGAATTGTTGCAGCTTGTCCATGAGCGCGCTCTCCAGATCCGCCTCCAGTAGCCGCCCCGCCTCTGGCAGGCCCAGGAATTCCAGCATCACCGGGTCGCGCACGAAATCCCGGGCCGTTGGCACGGCAGGCGACGTGACTTCCACCGGCAGCGCCTTGTTCTGGCTGGAAAGCAGACGTTCGTAGGACAAGCTGCCGATCTGCCGTTCCAGCAGCCGGTAGTGGGTCCAACTCAATTCAGGACGCAGTGCGTCTAAAATTGGAAAGGAAAGGTAGAACTGCTTCATCTTGTGAAGATTGGACGCATCAAAGCCACGCCCAAACTCCTCCGTCAGCTTCTCAGCCAGCCGTGGCAGCAATCTAGCCCCATACTCCGCCCGCGCTTCTCCCCCCTGCTCATACTCCACGATGTGCCTGCCGATCTCCCAATAGGTCCGCACCTGGGCAGCGTGGGCCGTGCTCAGCACCTTCTGACGCGCCTGTAGGATCAGTTCTCGCAAAGCAGCCAGCAACGGAGGAACCGCTGGCGGGAGACAGAAGACTGCCAGACACCAGACGCCAGACCTGAGTTCCCGCAAAGGTAGCCCCCGCCCGCCGGATCGGTCAGTAAAAGGAGCGAGGGACATTCCTGTCCCGGTTCGTGCCAAACGTCCCATGACAAAGCAATACCCCCGGCCCTTCCGCCCCACGCGCCAGCTCAGGTCTTGCGTCTTGTGTCTTCTAGTCTGGCGTCTCCCGCGCAGCGGGCCCTGACCCAGCCCATCCCCAAAGCCAAGCAAAGCCGCCCTTTCCATGCCATGAACCAGGCCCCCCCCCTGCCCCTGATACCCAATTCCCCCTGGGTCTCGCCCCAAGCGCCAGCTCAAGTCTGATGTCTTGTGTCTGGCAGTCTGGCGTCTCCCGCGCAGCGGGCTCTGCCAAGCAAAACCGCCCTTTTGCCCCCCCTCCAAAACCCCGAAAGTCATAACACCCTCATCCTCAACACTGATAAATACTCCGTACGAAGAACGAAATGCACGAATTGAACGAATTGAACGAATTGAACGAATTGGGGCCCGGAGGCCAGTGCGTCAGTACGTCAGTGGCCAGTGCGTCAAGGCGTTGGCCCCGAAGCGGTACGGAGTCCAGGCACCAGCCTGCGCGAGTCACATCACCCCCCAACGGAGCGCTCATTGGGGATCGCACGCATCCTGCGTGCTGTTCGCGGCATCCTGCCGCGAATGCCGTTCTCTCTACCCCGGACGCCCATTTCTCCCTGGGCAACCTTGATTTGAACACCCATCCTATCGTACTAAGTTCATGAAACAGAGGGCTTGAGAATAACCTGCTGCTGCGGCTTGGTGGGGCTGATGCCTGATCACCACGACCTCGCCAATCTCGTCTGGCAAATCGCCGACCTGCTGCGTGGCCCCTACACGCCTCCTCAGTACGAACGCGTTATGCTGCCCATGACGGTGCTGCGCCGGTTCGACTGCGTCCTTGCCCGCACCAAAGCAAAGGTTTTGGCTGAGCACTCCCGCCGCAAGGACGGCAAGGTGCAGGGGGACGGCTTGGACCAACTGCTGAACAAGGCCGCCGGACAGCGCTTCCACAACCGTTCCCCGCTCGACTTCGACAAGCTCAAGGGTGACTCTGACAATATCGAGAAACATCTTGTGAGCTATATCAAGGGCTTCTCCGCCAACGTTCGCACCATCTTCGACTACTTCGAGTTTGAGAAGGAGATCGAGAAGATGCGGGAGTCCAATCTTCTCTACCTCATTGTCTCCAAGTTCAGCGAAGTGGACCTCGACCCCGTAAGGGTGCGCAGTGAGGAGATGGGGCTCATCTTTGAGAACCTCATCCGCCGCTTCTACGAGCAAGCCAACGAGACGGCTGGAGACCACTTCACCCCGCGGGAGGTCATCCGGCTCATGGCCGGGCTGCTCTTCATCAATGACGATGACCTGCTCAGCACCCCAGGTGCCGTGCGAAAGCTGCTGGACCCTGCCTGCGGCACCGGCGGCATGCTGGCAGAGGCGCAGAACTACATGCGCGAGCACCACGCCGCCGCCCAGCTCTACACCTACGGGCAGGACTACAACAAGCGCGCCTTCGCCACCGCCGCCTCAGAGATGCTCATCAAGGAGGTGGCTCACAATGGCAGCGGGGACAACGTACGCTTTGGCGACATCTTCACCGACGACCGCTTCAAAGACGAGACCTTCGACTACGTCATCGCCAACCCGCCCTTCGGCGTGGACTGGAAGAAACAACAGCGGGAGGTCGTACGCGAACACGACAGCGGCAAGGGCCGCTTCAACGCCGGGCTGCCACGGGTGAATGACGGCAGCCTGCTCTTCGTGCAGCACATGATCAGCAAGTTCGAGCCCGTCCTGCCCCATCTGGAGAAGCACGGCTCCCGCATGGCCGTCGTCCTCAGCGGCTCTCCGCTTTTCACCGGCGGCGCGGGCAGCGGCGAGAGCGAGATCCGCAAATGGATCATTGAGAGTGACTGGCTGGAGGCCATCATCGCCCTCCCGGAGCAGATGTTTTACAACACCGGCATCGGCACCTACATCTGGCTCCTCACCAACCGGAAGGAGAAGCGCCGCAAAGGCAAGATCCGGCTCGTGGACGCACGTAGTTTCTGGAAACCCGGCGGTTCCGAGGAGAACCGCCGCAGCCTGGGCGACAAACGGCGGCATATCAGCGCCGCGCAAATCGAACAAATCCTGAAACTCTACGACCACCGTCAGGACGGTGAACACAGCAAGACCTTTGACAACGCGGACTTCGGCTACACGCGCGTCACCGTGGAGCGCCCCTTGCAAGACGAGGCTGGCGTCATTCAGAAAGACAAGCACGGCAAACCCAAGCCCGACGCCAAGCTCCGCGACTTTGAGAACATCCCGCTCAAGGAAGACATCAACGCCTACTTCAAGCGCGAAGTGCTGCCTCACGTCCCAGACGCCTGGATGGACCGCAGCAAAGACAAGGTGGGATACGAGATCAACTTCAACCGCCACTTCTACAAGTTCACCCCACCGCGTGACCTCGCGGAGATCGATGCGGAGATTGAGATCGCGGAGAAGGAGTTCATGAGGTTGTTCAAGGAGGTGACCCTACAATGAACAAGAAGCCAACTAGTTCGAAAGTGCTCAATGGGTCTTATTCACCAGCGAATACATGGAATGCAGCTCCACTTAAACGTTGGACGACATCCATCCAAACTGGGCCTTTTGGAAGCCAACTACACCACGAGGACTATCTGCGCGGTGGCCACCCCGTCATCAATCCATCGCATTTGATCAACGGCTACATCAATCCGGATGATGAATGCGCCGTGTCCAAAGAGAAATTCGAAGAACTTATCCGACATGAACTGCTCGAAGGCGATATGGTGTTTGCAAGGCGAGGCGAACTCGGGCGCTGTGGATTGGTGACACATTCACAACACGGCTTTCTCTGCGGCACTGGCAGTATAAGAGTACGCCCTGATCGCGGGAGTTTGCAGCCAACATATTTGCGCTGGTTCATGCAGACCAAGGCCGTCGCGGAATGGCTTTCGCTTGAGTCGGTTGGAACCACCATGGATAACCTTGGTGCCGAAACTGTCGCAGAACTGCCAATTCAAGCCCCTTCACCACCACGTCAGCACTCCATCGCCACCTACCTAGACCGTGAGACGAAGCGGATAGATGAGTTGGTCAGCGTCAAAGAAAGACTTCTGGAGCTGGTCGCAGAGAAACGACGGGCCCTCATCACCCGAGCCGTCACTCGCGGACTTAACCCCAAGGCCGCACTGCGCGACTCCGGCATCCCGTGGCTTGGGGCCATCCCGGAACATTGGCAAGTGGAACGTTCCAAATGGCTCTTCACAGAGCGCGACGAACGATCCTCAACAGGCGAGGAGGAAATGCTCACGGTTTCCCATCTCACTGGGGTCACCCCAAGGGCAGAGAAGGATGTGAATATGTTTGAGGCAGAAACCACCGAAGGCTACAAACTCTGTCAACCCAATGACCTGGTCATCAACACGCTCTGGGCTTGGATGGGTGCCATGGGAACTGCACGAGCACCTGGCATGGTCAGCCCAGCCTACCATGTCTACACTCCAGGCGATCGACTAGACTCTGACTATGTGGATGCTCTGGTCCGTATACCCATTTTTGCACAAGAGGCGATCCGATTCTCCAAAGGCGTATGGTCCTCACGGCTTCGGCTGTATCCGGAAGGTCTCTATGAAATCTGGTTCCCGGTTCCCCCACTAGAAGAACAACGCGCCATCGTCACCCACATCGCCAGGGAAACTGCCAAACTCGATGCCCTGCGCGCCAGTGCGGAGCGAACCATCGCCCTGCTGAAGGAGCGCCGCGCCGCCCTCATCTCCGCCGCGGTGACGGGGAAGATTGCCATTCCTGACTCCATCGACTAAACTCCCTTCGTTATGAGAATCGTCTCTATTCAGATCGACAACTTTCGAGGCATCAAGCATCTCGGTTTGGAGTTCGATCCCCGGTTCACGCTCCTGGTAGGCGACAACGGATCTGGCAAGACCAGCATTCTCAGTGCGCTTTCCGTCGCCCTCGGCATCTGGCATGTCAGCAAAATCGTCAGCGGGGCCAAGCAGTGGCGGAACATCATGGACCATGAGGTGCATGAGGTGCTGGGACGAGATGAGAACGGACAGCGGCAATTTCAGCCAGCCGGACCCGTCCAGATCACCGCCACAGGCAGCATCGGTGACCGGTCTGCACACGCATGGACGCGAAGAAAACGGGCGAGGAAGTCGCGAACGGTGGACCAGTGGGCGACACAAACCGTCACAGACATTCAAGCAGCTCTCGCCGCCAGAGAACAGAGGCAGGAGGCCCTGCCCCTGCTGGCCTACTATGGCGCTGGAAGAGCCTGGCTGCCGTCCAATGAACGGGAGCTGGCCGACCTCTCGGGTGACCTGAAGAGCAGGCCCGAGGACGGCTACTATGATTGCCTCAGCGAGAGGATCCGTGTCAAGGATGTGATCAAGTGGTTCGTGCTTCAGGCGGCGAAGCGGGATGAGTCCGGCCAGTTCAAACCCGCCTTTGAAGCCGTAAGGCTGGCCTTGAAGCGAGGCATCCCTGGGATTGACGAAATTTACTGGGACCACCTCAAAGGAGAGGTGGTGGTCAGCATTCACGGGAAGCCACAGCCCTTCACCAACCTGAGCCACGGCCAGATGACGATGGCCGCCACCCTCGCAGACATGGCCATTCGCGCTGTTTCCCTGAACTCCCACCTTCTGGGAAATGGCGGCGGCAGCGCCCACCCGGAACAACTCCTGGATCAGACTCCCGGGGTAGTGCTCATCGACGAAGTGGACGTGCATTTGCATCCGGAATGGCAGCGCAGTGTCATCAAAGACTTCACTGGCACATTTCCAAAAGTCCAATTCATCTGTTCTTCCCACTCGCCCCAGGTTTTCGGAGAGTTGCCAAAGGATCAAATCCTGGTGCACTCCGCCACGACGGGTGACTGGCACCATCCGTCACGCAGTTTTGGCGTGGATTCCAGCAGGATACTTGACGAGGAAATGGACGCATCTTCAGCGAATCCCGAACTCCTCCTGAAAAAAAGTGAGCTTGCTCAAATCATCGACAAAGAGGACTTCACTCAAGCGGAGAAGATGATTACTGAGCTCTCCCAAACAGTGGGAGAGAACGATCCAGACCTCACACGCGCCCGCACCCTAATCAGCTTCCTTCAAGACACCAAATGAGGGCAATCACGAAACTACCTGAGCCAGCTTCATTGACGCACTATCGGGCCAGTGCCAACGCCTCTTACGAGAGTGCATACGATGAATTTCCACACAAGGATGAACTGCGGGGCCAATTAGTGACGGAGCAACGGGGATTGTGCGCCTTCTGCGGAGGACGTATTGTTCGCGGCCCGAGCGCCATGAAGATCGCCCACTGGAACCCGCGAAAATTAAAGAGAATTGCCGCAGACGGGACTGTCACCTATCCCAATATTGGGGATCAGCTGTCCTATTGGAACATTCTGGGCTGTTGCAATGGGAACTATGAGATTAACGGGCATTACCCGCCAGAGAAGCAGCATTGCGACACCCATCAGGGCAATAAGTCTCTATCGAGAAACCCATCCAACCCAGATCACCGAATAGAGGAGATCATATCATACCTTGCTGACGGATCGATTGTCTCCTCAGACTCGCAATTCAACCAAGAACTGGGTGCCAAAAATGCCAACGGTACGTTTGACGAGGGTGTATTGAACTTGAACCTTTCCTTCCTGCGGACAAATCGAAAACAAGCGCTCAATGGATTTAAGGATGGGTTAGCTAAAAGAGGGCGCCTGACAAAAGCGCAAATTACCCGGTTGCTAACCAAGTACCGGGGCGACGCGCCCGGCGAACTCGATCCATATTCTCCGGTCATTGCGTACTGGCTCAAGAAGCGGTTGGAGAGAGAGGCCTGAAAACATGAAGCCCAAATCCACCTCCGAGCTCGCCTTCGAGTCCGTGATCGAGGCCCACCTGCTACGCCACGGCTACCAGTCGCTAGGTGGAGCCAGCTTTGACCGTGATCTGGCGTTGTTTCCTGAAGAAGTGCTCGCCTTCATCCGGGAGACACAGCCCAAGGTCTGGGAGAAGCTGGAGCAACTGCACGGGAAGAAGACCGGGGAGCAGATCATCCGGGATCTGGCAAAGTGGATGGACTCCCACGGCTGCCTGGCGACGCTGCGGCATGGCTTCAAATGCTACGGGCGCACCTTGCGCGTGGCTTATTTCAAAGCAGCACACGGGCTCAATCCGGAACTGGAACAACAGTATGCGCAAAACCGCCTGTGCATCACCCGCCAGCTTCACTACAGCGCCCGAAGCGAAAACTCCCTGGATGTGGTGCTGAGCCTCAACGGGATTCCATTGGTGACGATGGAACTCAAGAACGCCCTGACGGGCCAGACGGTGGAAGAGGCGAAACGCCAGTACTGCAAGGACCGGGACCCGCGCGAGCCCATCTTTGAATTCAAGCGGCGGACGCTGGTCCACTTCGCCGCGGACACGGACACCGTCTTCATGACGACGCGTCTGGCCAAGGAGGCGACGCACTTTCTCCCCTTCAACCAAGGCTGCGAGGGTGGCCAGGGCAACCCGCCTGATCCGGACGGACGAAACTACCGCACCGCTTACCTTTGGGAAGAGGTGCTGGAGCGGGAAAGTCTGTTGGAGTTGCTGGCGGTCTTCCTCCACCTGCAAATCGAAGACAAGCGTACGGAAGATGGGCGAATGGTGCAGAAGGAGACGATGATCTTTCCCCGCTATCACCAGCGGCAGTGCGTGAAATCGCTGGTGAACGCCGCACGAGCCGAGGGCCCGGGGCACAACTACCTCATCGAGAACTCGGCTGGCAGCGGCAAAAGCAACACCATAGGGTGGCTGGCCCATCGTCTGGCCTCTCTGCACAACTCGAGCGACGAACGCGTGTTTCAATCCGTCATCGTCATCACGGACCGGCTGGTGCTCGATCAGCAGCTTCAGGACACGATTTATCAGTTCGAGCATCGCCAGGGCGTGGTGCAGAAGATCGACGAAAGCTCCCGCCAGCTTGCCGAGGCACTGGAAAATGAGGTGCCCATCATCATCACGACGATGCAGAAGTTTCCTTTCGTTTCCCGACAGCTGCTCAAGCTGGCGGAGAAACGGGGGGAATCGGGCAACGGAGTGCTGACCACGCGCAACTGCGCTGTGATCATTGACGAAGCTCACAGCTCGCAATCCGGCGAGACCGCCACAGAGGTGAAAGAGGTGCTGGGAGGTGACGAACTGCGCAGGCAGGCCGTCGAACGCGCCGCTGAGGAAGGACTGACCAACCTGGAAGAACTCTGCCGCAGCATGGCAAAACGCGGGCGGCAGAAGAGCCTGAGCTTCTTCGCCTTCACCGCAACACCCAAGTTCAAAACGCTGGCCGTCTTTGGGCGGGAAGGGCAACCCTTTCACCGCTACACCATGCGGCAGGCCATTGAGGAGCAGTTCATCATGGACGTGCTCAAGAGCTACACGACGTACAAAGCCTACTTCAAGCTCGTGCGTGCGTCTGAGGCCGACCCGAACGTGGAACGCAAGAAGGCTGCAAAGGCACTGGCACGGTTCCTCCGGCTGCATCCGGTGAATGTCAGCCAGAAGACCGAGATCATGGTGGAGCACTTTCAGGCCGTGACACGCCACAAGATCGGCGGGAAGGCCAAGGCCATGGTGGTGACCGGCTCCCGGCTGGAGGCGGTGCGGTACAAGGAAAGTTTTGACCGTTACATCAAGGCCAAAGGCTACGCCATCAAATCACTCGTAGCCTTCTCCGGCGTGGTGGAGGACGACAAATTCCCCGGCAAAACCTACACCGAGGAAGGGATGAACGAGGGCGTAAAGGAAAAGGAACTGCCGGAGAAGTTCGCCGGCCACGACTATCAGGTGCTCCTGGTGGCAGAGAAGTACCAGACTGGGTTCGACCAGCCGCTGCTCCACACCATGTTCGTGGACAAACGACTCTCTGGCATTCAGGCGGTGCAGACCCTCTCACGTCTCAACCGAATTCATCCCCAGAAGGAAGACACCTTCGTTCTGGACTTCGTCAATGATCGCCAGGAGATCTTCGAAGCCTTCAAGCAATTCTATGATGGGGCAGAGATGGGCGAGCCGGTGGAACCGTCCCGCCTCTATGAACTCAAAGCGGAACTGGATGCTTCCGGCATCTATCTGGCTGCCGAGGTGGAGCGCTTTTGCGCAGTGTTCTTCCTGCCAAAAGCACGCCAGAGCGCAAATGATCATCAAGCCATGAACGCCGCTCTCGACCCGGCGGTGCAGCGCTTCACCACCCTCCGCAAAGCCGATGAGGACGAGGCGGAAAACTGGCGCAGCAAGCTGGCTGCCCTCCGGAATCTGTATTCCTTCCTCAGCCAGATCATCCCTTATCAAGATTCCGATCTGGAAAAGCTCTACACTTACCTGCGGCATCTCTCCCCCAAACTGCCCAAGCGGGGTACAGGCCCGGCATACGTGTTCGATGACGACGTCCGCCTCGAATACTACCGGCTGCAGAAGATCAGTGAAGGGTCCATTTCTCTGGCCACTGGCAGGGCCAAACCGCTCGACGGCCCTGGCGAGGTCGGCACGGGGGTAGTGCGGGAAGAGCCGGTGAAACTCTCCAAGCTGATCGACCTGCTCAATGATCGCTTCGGCACTGATTTCACCGAGGCGGACCAGCTCTTCTTCGACCAGATCATGGAATCCGCCATGACCGATGAAACGCTGCATCAAGCGGCAAAGGTCAACTCTGAGGACAAGTTCAAGATCGTCTTCAACACCGCCTTGGAAAACCTCTTTGTCGAACGTCTCGACCAGAACGAGGAAATAGTTGCACGAGTGATGAACGAGCAGTCGTTCCGCAAGCAAATCGCTCAATGGATGGCGGAAGAAGTCTATCGGAAGATTCGACCCCAAAAATCAGTGAGGTACGAGAATCCTGCTCCGAGAAAGAAAACCAAGACAGCTCTCAAAAGCTGAACAATTGGAGGCGAGGGCGGGAATTGAACCCGCGCATACCGGTTTTGCAGACCAGTGCATTACCACTTTGCTACCTCGCCATGCGCGACTCCCAAGGGGAGAGCGGCCGGGAAAGTAGCGTAGGGGGCGGGAAAGGAAAGGGAAAAGTTGTCAAAAGACACCAGACGGCGGCCCATCCCCCCCCCAGCCTGGCGGGCTCTAGCGGATCACCTTCACCGGCATGCCCACGTAGGCGTTCTCATAGAACTTGGGCACCACGTTGCGGTCCATGCGGATGCAACCGTGAGAGGCGGGATAGCCGGGGAGGTACCCCTGGTGCATGCCCACCCCGTCCCACGTCAGACGCATGAAAAAATTCATGGGCGCGGGCACATACTTGCAGCCAGGGGGTACGGGAGAGCGGGGCGTGGCGTCATTGTTCACGGCGTTGCCAGCGGAGTCCTCCACATGGCCGTAGGAGGAGGACACGTGGTCGATGTCTTTCTCCAGAATCTTGTAGTCCCCAGACGGGGTCGCCCGCATTTCCGTACCTGAGGAGATGGCGGCCACCCCGATCACATGACCCGCCCGGTAGAACTCGGCCACCTGGCGGCGCAGATCCACCACGATGTAGCTCTCCCCCTGGGAGCCATCGTCATCCCAGTACGACACGGGCTCTGCCACGCCGAGCTGCTGAGGCGCGGTCGGCACGGGGCCGCCCAGGCCAGCCAGATAGTTGGCCCCCAGGTTTTCCGCAGGGGGTGTGGTGCAGGAGGCGAGCAGGAAAAGGCCGGCAAGTGCAGAGAGGACGGTGGATTTCATGCGGGTCATCAAAATTTTGGGGGCCTCTGTGTGGCCCCAAATGCGCCCCGATTCAAATGAAATGACCTAACGGGCTCTCGACCATGAGAAAGGCGGCCCCTCCACCTCGGCCAGCAAGGGTGCTGCGGTGGGATGAATGCTCTCCAGAAAGGCCTGGCTCAGAGGCATGAAGTTTTCGCCAAGTGCCATAGCCCCGCCCGCCCTACCAGCGAATGCCCACCCTCATGAGCAGCGTGGAGATCAGGGCTTTGAACTGCGCCCGGTTCACCCGGCGCGCCAGTCCACCGCGGTTGAACTCACGCCCCAGCTCACGTTCGCGGAGGAGCTGCATTTCCTTGTACCCGTCCGTGTTGATGGTGACGGCGTTTTTCTGCTCGCTGTGCATGCGGAAGGCACCGGTGAAGTACGGCAGCCGCACCATCCGGGCACCGGCCTTTTGCAGCCGCAGGAGGAGGTCCCAGTCCAGCGCAAACTGGAAGCTCGGATCCATGCCGCCGATCTTCTCATAGATGCTGCGCCGCCAGAAGCAGGTCTCCTGGGGAATGAAGTCTGCCCACAGGAGGAGCTCTGCATCGTGCACCGGCAGCACCCAGCGGGCGACCTCATAGCTGCGCTCATTGATGACGAGGCGGTGCCCATAGACCACATCCACCTCAGGATGCCGGGCAAAATAGTCTGCCACATAGGCCAGGGTGCCGGGCAGGATGAGGTCGTCGGAATTCAGCCAGGCCATGATGTCCCCCGTGGCCTTCAGCAGGCCCTGACGCACCGCGTCTGCCTGCCCGCCATCCCGCGCGCTCTGCCAGTGGGCCAGGCGGGACTCGTACTTCATGATGACCTCCACCGAGGCATCCGTGGAGCCGCCATCCATGATGATGTACTCCAGGTGCGGATAGTTCTGCTCCAGCAGGCTCCGCATCGTCTCATCCAGGTACACCGCCTGATTGTACGACGGGGTGACGATGCTGATCTTGGGCAGTTGCTCGACGGGGAGCTTGGGCTTCGGGATGGTGTCGAACTGCATGGGCCGGGCCTCGAACTGCTTCAGCACGCCCAGGCGCATCCAATGCGTCCAGATGAGGCTCTCCAATGAGGGCACCCACGCCAATGCCCGCCGGATGAGCGAGTCGGAAATGCCGCCTGGCAGCGGGGCCGTGGCATCATACGAGGGCATGAGGTGCGGCGAGGTGTAGAAGTTCACCAGCACGTTCTCCGTGCTGCGCAGCCGCTGCGCCAGCTCACGAATCGCATGGCGACGCCTGCGGAGGAGCTTGCGAAAGACGTTGTTCCGCCGGTGCACCTTCTGGGCCTCTTTCTTCTTCAGCGCCCACTTCTCCCGCATCTGTGACCACAGTTGCTCCCGCTTTTGATCCGTTTCCTCCAGCCGGGTAATGAGCTGGTTCCTCTCTTCCAGCAGGCCCAGCAACCTTGCGACCTCTTTCTCCAGGTCCTCCTTGCTCGATTCCCCGTCCACGGTTGCCCCTGCGGAGGCACCACCAGCGCGGCGGGCCACGAGGTCCATGTAACGTTTGAGCAAGACTTCTTTAAATTTCGGCATGCAGTAGAGGGGCAAGGGGGCGCCAGCGACAGTTAGTCAGCTTTGACCTTCCCTCAATGACCAATACTTGGGGAAAAAACAATTCCCCACCCCGGGATGGGTCGCGGAAGCGGCACCATCAGCGCACGGGCAGACTGAAAATCGCCCGGGCCCCTCTCGTCCCATCCCGGTTTTCCAGTTCGACCTTTCCACGATGCAGAAGCGCCGCCTCCTTCACGAAGCAGAGGCCCAAGCCGCTGCTCTTCCGGCCGGTGTGGGGCCGGGGCAGGGAGTAGAAGCGCTCAAACACCCGTTTCTTCGCGTAGTCAGGGAGCCCCGGCCCGTCATCCTCCACAATGAAGCAGGCCCGGTCGTCCACCACCTTCAGGCCAATGGAGATGAGCCCTCCCTCCGGCGAAAAATCCACGGCGTTCTGCACCAGATTGATCAGCGCGGTGTGGAGCAGGAAGGTATCGCCCCTCACCTCCACATCGTCCTGGATCCAGTGGTCGAGCCGCAGCCGGTTTTGCACCAGCATGGGCTCAAAGTGTTCGCAGACCTCACGACAAATCACGCTGAGATCCACTATGGAGGTCTCGTCCAGCGCCTTCTTCTTCTCCAAGCCCGCCAGAGCCAGCAGGCGGTCAAGCAGGTCCTGGAGACGCAGGGATTCGCCGTGGATGTTGCGCAGGAACTTGCGCCTCTGCTCCTCGGGCATGGTGCCCTCCTGCAACAGCTCGGCCGCCCCGCGGATGGCCGCCACGGGGCTCTTCAGCTCGTGCGTCATGGTCTGCACGTAGTGCTCCACGTATTCACGGTTCTCCAGCACATCCCGCATGGTCTCAAAGGCCCCTCCCAGCGTCTTCATCTCGCTGCCGTGGAGGGCGGGCACGGCGGGGCGCTCGCCCGCGGTGACGGCCTGCGCGTAGTCGGTCAGCCGGCGGATCGGTCGGGTCGTCCATCGGGCCAGAAGGAAGGAGCCCATCACCATGCACAGGATGAGGGACCCGATCGTGCGCTTCAGCCAGGCCCGGGTCTCATCGCGGAACTTGAACACACTGCGCTGCGGCTTCGCGACACTGACGACGCCCACCACCCTGTCGTCCACCCTGATGGGTGCGGCGGAGTACATC contains these protein-coding regions:
- a CDS encoding L,D-transpeptidase family protein, with the protein product MKSTVLSALAGLFLLASCTTPPAENLGANYLAGLGGPVPTAPQQLGVAEPVSYWDDDGSQGESYIVVDLRRQVAEFYRAGHVIGVAAISSGTEMRATPSGDYKILEKDIDHVSSSYGHVEDSAGNAVNNDATPRSPVPPGCKYVPAPMNFFMRLTWDGVGMHQGYLPGYPASHGCIRMDRNVVPKFYENAYVGMPVKVIR
- a CDS encoding glycosyltransferase family 2 protein — protein: MPKFKEVLLKRYMDLVARRAGGASAGATVDGESSKEDLEKEVARLLGLLEERNQLITRLEETDQKREQLWSQMREKWALKKKEAQKVHRRNNVFRKLLRRRRHAIRELAQRLRSTENVLVNFYTSPHLMPSYDATAPLPGGISDSLIRRALAWVPSLESLIWTHWMRLGVLKQFEARPMQFDTIPKPKLPVEQLPKISIVTPSYNQAVYLDETMRSLLEQNYPHLEYIIMDGGSTDASVEVIMKYESRLAHWQSARDGGQADAVRQGLLKATGDIMAWLNSDDLILPGTLAYVADYFARHPEVDVVYGHRLVINERSYEVARWVLPVHDAELLLWADFIPQETCFWRRSIYEKIGGMDPSFQFALDWDLLLRLQKAGARMVRLPYFTGAFRMHSEQKNAVTINTDGYKEMQLLRERELGREFNRGGLARRVNRAQFKALISTLLMRVGIRW
- the creC gene encoding two-component system sensor histidine kinase CreC; the encoded protein is MSLTSKLLFGFALISAIGFWLMMDQVLERVERQYLEAAEEPMVDIAHVLAEMLSRDMRADGTLDSTPMKAAMEGAKNRQFEARIYSFLKTRVDMDVYVTDAKGVVLFDSLHPETVGEKRAKRDVVLTLNGFYGARSSREDENDVNSSVMYSAAPIRVDDRVVGVVSVAKPQRSVFKFRDETRAWLKRTIGSLILCMVMGSFLLARWTTRPIRRLTDYAQAVTAGERPAVPALHGSEMKTLGGAFETMRDVLENREYVEHYVQTMTHELKSPVAAIRGAAELLQEGTMPEEQRRKFLRNIHGESLRLQDLLDRLLALAGLEKKKALDETSIVDLSVICREVCEHFEPMLVQNRLRLDHWIQDDVEVRGDTFLLHTALINLVQNAVDFSPEGGLISIGLKVVDDRACFIVEDDGPGLPDYAKKRVFERFYSLPRPHTGRKSSGLGLCFVKEAALLHRGKVELENRDGTRGARAIFSLPVR